A genomic stretch from Gopherus flavomarginatus isolate rGopFla2 chromosome 3, rGopFla2.mat.asm, whole genome shotgun sequence includes:
- the CYTL1 gene encoding cytokine-like protein 1: MKMLLCFVVLLSVFLLISSAPPTCYSRILSLSKEIMASFKNLQNTDPVDPCVEMLPKLYLDIHNYCVLAKLRNFVAYPACQRVPQVSALKEKIRSLYTIMISFCRRDLVFLTDDCEALEIPILFPTDPSVIQS, from the exons ATGAAGATGCTGCTGTGTTTTGTTGTTCTGCTCTCTGTTTTTCTGTTGATTAGTTCAGCTCCTCCAACCTGCTACTCAAGGATTCTGTCTTTGAGCAAAGAAATCATGGCATCATTTAAGAATTTACAGAACACTGACCCTGTG GACCCCTGTGTGGAGATGCTGCCCAAGCTCTACTTGGACATACAT AATTATTGTGTGTTGGCAAAACTCCGTAACTTTGTGGCATACCCTGCATGCCAAAGAGTGCCGCAAGTGAGTGCTCTGAAGGAAAAGATCCGGAGCCTGTACACCATTATGATCTCCTTCTGCAGGAGG GACTTAGTGTTCCTTACTGACGATTGTGAGGCTTTGGAAATCCCTATCTTGTTTCCGACTGATCCCTCTGTCATTCAGAGCTAA